From Coffea arabica cultivar ET-39 chromosome 2e, Coffea Arabica ET-39 HiFi, whole genome shotgun sequence, the proteins below share one genomic window:
- the LOC113729683 gene encoding uncharacterized protein At2g34160 — MTMEAVATNGPAPEQRKNRIQVSNTKKPLFFYVNLAKRYIQQHNEVELSALGMAITTVVTIAEILKNTGLATEKKVLTSTVGMKDESKGRMVQKARIEIVLGKTEKFDALMSAKGPAKGSNNTPDENQ, encoded by the exons atgaCAATGGAAGCTGTTGCAACAAATGGACCAGCCCCGGAACAAAGGAAGAATAGGATTCAGGTTTCTAATACTAAGAAACCACTCTTCTTTTACGTCAATCTTGCCAAG AGGTATATCCAGCAGCACAATGAGGTTGAACTTTCTGCTTTGGGAATGG CAATCACCACAGTTGTTACAATTGCTGAGATTCTGAAGAATACTGGATTGGCTACGGAGAAGA AGGTTTTGACATCCACAGTTGGAATGAAAGATGAATCGAAAGGTCGCATGGTTCAGAAAGCCAGG ATTGAGATTGTGCTAGGAAAGACGGAAAAGTTTGACGCACTGATGAGTGCCAAGGGACCTGCAAAGGGAAGCAACAACACTCCAGATGAGAATCAGTAG
- the LOC113732620 gene encoding myosin-binding protein 1-like, which translates to MDGRESISIKVKQRVVQPTITAALAAAFHEWFLIFLLFIDACFSYLVTKFASYCQLQIPCLLCSRLDHVLGKEKAGFYWDLICKKHKLQISSLVHCKLHENLVDVHGICENCLFSFATVNKSNAETYRLLVGKLGDVPHVGLDDDPLIADNSLSALDGRKCSCCHQPWISRGQRCMLFRTGSYEATELDAPLLASNIHDRDEREGMRDLSSQKSLGSWKAKKSGDPLPHIEYEKVKMTSDTESEASNFDDDSATELFCVNDLGEKDIVADHHQKDLQVDNLGSEKLIDPSESLVMDSEQAEASDLQSSGLTPPIGHGLEEINCQHVEDKTCVAAPSELQSFSDVIPSSDVNQSSVHESKVDAVGVSGLEKAVTKSDDFNELTSNSTSTNEKQSDLKSGTSDAGLQMPSSLELGDAYKLAIGSRGRQLSGKFSEQKSMKDSARLNEDLKLLLSQLSAARGIELPLFDVSPRVSGSVDELKASDTSSSVGMQILQKRISLERNESGISLDGSTVSEIEGESAIDRLKRQVEHDKKIMVALYKELEEERNASAVAANQAMAMITRLQEEKAALHMEALQCVRMMEEQEEYDVEALQKANELLAEKEKEIQDLEAELEVYSKTIGDLPPIGDLPESNYGLNIGGTRPKQTGTGSAEITVRLCDSNINVPDSCNETDELVKFTEDEGINVKSSQPEFEDEVLLIFQCLRKLEKKLQLFSSNGSYLDIANQDDHSSDTELLDDGKAAPEIGEAEVDGSVEHVSLHEASISVPKISAGQHEKSNQLQKGSDELMNPKHMPQNAELDALKNEFHGLSGRLEALEAEHSFLEHSINSLSRGDEGLKFIQKIACHVRELHSLGIKRKG; encoded by the exons ATGGATGGAAGAGAGAGTATATCTATTAAAGTGAAACAGAGAGTTGTTCAACCGACCATTACAGCAGCTTTGGCTGCTGCATTTCACGAGTGGTTTTTGATATTCCTGCTGTTTATTGATGCTTGTTTCTCCTACTTAGTTACAAAATTTGCGAGCTATTGCCAATTGCAAATTCCGTGCCTACTGTGCTCGAGACTGGATCATGTTCTGGGAAAGGAAAAAGCAGGATTCTATTGGGATTTGATCTGCAAAAAACATAAATTACAAATCTCATCCTTAGTTCATTGCAAACTTCACGAAAATCTTGTTGATGTTCATGGAATTTGTGAGAATTGCCTCTTCTCCTTTGCCACTGTGAACAAGTCCAATGCTGAAACATACAGATTGCTGGTGGGGAAATTGGGGGATGTACCTCATGTTGGACTTGATGATGATCCTTTGATTGCTGATAATAGTCTCAGTGCTTTAGACGGAAGAAAGTGTTCCTGTTGCCATCAGCCATGGATTTCTAGAGGTCAAAGATGCATGCTGTTTAGGACAGGATCATATGAGGCCACTGAACTTGATGCTCCCTTATTGGCATCAAATATACATGATAGAGATGAAAGGGAGGGGATGAGAGATCTTTCATCCCAAAAAAGCTTAGGTAGCTGGAAAGCTAAGAAGAGTGGTGATCCTTTGCCACATATAGAATATGAAAAGGTCAAGATGACTTCTGATACAGAATCTGAAGCTTCTAATTTTGATGATGATTCTGCTACCGAGCTATTCTGTGTTAATGACCTAGGGGAAAAGGACATAGTTGCCGATCATCACCAAAAAGATTTACAGGTTGATAATCTTGGTTCAGAAAAATTGATTGACCCATCTGAGTCTTTAGTTATGGACTCAGAGCAAGCGGAAGCTAGTGATCTGCAGTCTTCAGGGTTGACTCCACCAATAGGACATGGTCTTGAGGAAATTAATTGCCAGCATGTTGAAGACAAGACTTGTGTTGCTGCACCATCTGAGCTGCAATCTTTCAGTGACGTGATTCCATCTTCTGATGTCAACCAATCTTCTGTTCATGAGTCTAAAG TGGATGCTGTAGGAGTATCTGGATTAGAAAAGGCTGTTACAAAGTCTGATGATTTTAACGAGTTGACAAGTAACTCCACTTCAACCAATGAGAAACAGTCAGATTTGAAGTCTGGTACAAGTGACGCTGGTTTACAGATGCCCAGTTCTTTGGAACTTGGTGATGCATATAAGCTGGCTATTGGCAGTAGGGGAAGGCAGTTGTCTGGAAAGTTTTCGGAACAGAAGTCTATGAAGGATTCAGCAAGATTGAATGAAGATTTGAAGCTCTTATTGTCACAGTTATCTGCTGCTCGAGGGATTGAATTACCTTTATTTGACGTAAGCCCCAGGGTATCCGGAAGTGTTGATGAACTAAAAGCTTCTGATACCTCTAGTTCTGTTGGGATGCAGATACTTCAGAAGAGGATCTCACTGGAGAGAAATGAGTCTGGTATATCTCTTGATGGTAGCACTGTCAGTGAAATTGAAGGTGAAAGTGCAATTGATAGGTTAAAAAGACAAGTTGAGCATGATAAGAAAATTATGGTTGCTTTGTATAAAGAATTGGAGGAAGAGAGAAATGCTTCTGCAGTTGCAGCTAACCAAGCAATGGCCATGATTACTAGATTACAGGAGGAAAAAGCTGCTCTCCACATGGAAGCCTTGCAGTGTGTAAGGATGATGGAAGAACAAGAGGAATACGATGTCGAAGCTCTGCAGAAAGCAAATGAACTTCTAgctgagaaagaaaaagaaattcagGATCTAGAGGCTGAGCTTGAAGTGTACAGCAAAACAATAGGTGACTTACCTCCAATAGGAGATCTTCCTGAGTCAAACTATGGATTAAATATTGGAGGGACAAGGCCAAAGCAGACAGGAACAGGCTCAGCAGAAATAACCGTAAGACTTTGTGACTCAAATATTAATGTGCCAGATTCCTGCAATGAAACCGATGAATTGGTCAAGTTTACTGAGGATGAGGGAATTAATGTGAAGAGCTCACAGCCAGAATTTGAGGATGAAGTATTGCTCATTTTTCAATGTttaagaaaattggaaaaaaaactTCAACTTTTCTCAAGTAATGGCTCTTATTTGGACATAGCTAATCAAGATGATCACTCTAGTGATACTGAACTGCTTGATGATGGCAAAGCTGCTCCAGAAATTGGTGAAGCTGAAGTGGATGGTTCAGTTGAACATGTTTCATTGCATGAAGCAAGCATTTCTGTTCCCAAGATATCTGCTGGCCAGCATGAGAAATCCAACCAATTACAGAAAGGAAGTGATGAACTCATGAATCCGAAACACATGCCCCAGAATGCTGAATTAGACGctttgaaaaatgagtttcatgGGCTGAGTGGCAGGTTAGAAGCACTTGAGGCAGAACACAGCTTTCTTGAGCATTCTATCAACTCACTCAGCAGAGGAGATGAAGGACttaaatttattcaaaagataGCTTGTCATGTGAGAGAACTACATTCCCTTGGTATCAAGAGAAAAGGCTGA